From Sceloporus undulatus isolate JIND9_A2432 ecotype Alabama chromosome 6, SceUnd_v1.1, whole genome shotgun sequence, one genomic window encodes:
- the THTPA gene encoding thiamine-triphosphatase isoform X4, which yields MRGSGLIEVEQKFLFSAGTAEKLATLGGTLQSDYSFRDQYYDVMDLRLTLADHWLRHRQGAGWELKCPPQPLKGARGPGCAIESPAIESLRPQGRHQAPTGGHADTGDQLQPLESLGQTHAAVQYLEVTCPRDIVNRICGLLGVEPATVWHENVARAVEDLGLQEFASFVTRRCQYRLGDLNVDLDEADFGYAVGEVEAMVKRQEEIPAALESIRKLGIQLGFDERTRNPGKMSAYLYKFRPAHYEALVRGGRLRKMGDGTHGQEGKD from the exons ATGAGGG GTTCAGGACTCATAGAGGTGGAACAGAAGTTCCTTTTCAGTGCAGGTACCGCAGAGAAACTGGCAACACTGGGTGGAACTCTGCAAAGTGACTACTCCTTCCGCGACCAGTATTATGATGTGATGGACCTACGGCTCACCCTAGCTGACCACTGGCTCCGGCATCGCCAGGGGGCTGGCTGGGAGCTGAAATGCCCCCCACAGCCACTAAAGGGTGCCAGAGGTCCAGGCTGTGCCATAGAGAGTCCAGCCATAGAGAGCCTCAGGCCCCAGGGCAGACATCAAGCACCAACTGGAGGCCATGCAGACACTGGGGACCAGTTGCAGCCACTGGAAAGTCTGGGCCAGACCCATGCTGCAGTGCAATACCTTGAGGTGACCTGCCCACGAGATATTGTGAATCGCATCTGTGGACTGCTGGGCGTGGAGCCAGCTACAGTTTGGCACGAAAATGTGGCCAGAGCAGTAGAGGACCTTGGCCTGCAGGAGTTTGCCAGCTTTGTCACCCGACGGTGCCAATATCGTTTGGGTGACCTGAATGTGGATCTGGATGAGGCAGATTTTGGTTACGCCGTGGGAGAGGTAGAAGCCATGGTCAAGCGGCAGGAAGAAATACCAGCGGCTCTGGAGAGCATCCGGAAGCTGGGTATTCAGCTGG GCTTTGATGAGAGAACCAGGAATCCTGGCAAGATGTCTGCCTATCTGTATAAATTCAGACCAGCACATTATGAAGCCCTGGTACGAGGTGGAAGACTCAGGAAAATGGGAGATGGAACACATGGGCAAGAAGGAAAggactga
- the THTPA gene encoding thiamine-triphosphatase isoform X3 — translation MDGLNMEPDSTSESPAAGKGSGLIEVEQKFLFSAGTAEKLATLGGTLQSDYSFRDQYYDVMDLRLTLADHWLRHRQGAGWELKCPPQPLKGARGPGCAIESPAIESLRPQGRHQAPTGGHADTGDQLQPLESLGQTHAAVQYLEVTCPRDIVNRICGLLGVEPATVWHENVARAVEDLGLQEFASFVTRRCQYRLGDLNVDLDEADFGYAVGEVEAMVKRQEEIPAALESIRKLGIQLGFDERTRNPGKMSAYLYKFRPAHYEALVRGGRLRKMGDGTHGQEGKD, via the exons ATGGACGGCCTCAACATGGAACCCGACTCCACTTCCGAATCCCCGGCGGCAGGGAAGG GTTCAGGACTCATAGAGGTGGAACAGAAGTTCCTTTTCAGTGCAGGTACCGCAGAGAAACTGGCAACACTGGGTGGAACTCTGCAAAGTGACTACTCCTTCCGCGACCAGTATTATGATGTGATGGACCTACGGCTCACCCTAGCTGACCACTGGCTCCGGCATCGCCAGGGGGCTGGCTGGGAGCTGAAATGCCCCCCACAGCCACTAAAGGGTGCCAGAGGTCCAGGCTGTGCCATAGAGAGTCCAGCCATAGAGAGCCTCAGGCCCCAGGGCAGACATCAAGCACCAACTGGAGGCCATGCAGACACTGGGGACCAGTTGCAGCCACTGGAAAGTCTGGGCCAGACCCATGCTGCAGTGCAATACCTTGAGGTGACCTGCCCACGAGATATTGTGAATCGCATCTGTGGACTGCTGGGCGTGGAGCCAGCTACAGTTTGGCACGAAAATGTGGCCAGAGCAGTAGAGGACCTTGGCCTGCAGGAGTTTGCCAGCTTTGTCACCCGACGGTGCCAATATCGTTTGGGTGACCTGAATGTGGATCTGGATGAGGCAGATTTTGGTTACGCCGTGGGAGAGGTAGAAGCCATGGTCAAGCGGCAGGAAGAAATACCAGCGGCTCTGGAGAGCATCCGGAAGCTGGGTATTCAGCTGG GCTTTGATGAGAGAACCAGGAATCCTGGCAAGATGTCTGCCTATCTGTATAAATTCAGACCAGCACATTATGAAGCCCTGGTACGAGGTGGAAGACTCAGGAAAATGGGAGATGGAACACATGGGCAAGAAGGAAAggactga
- the THTPA gene encoding thiamine-triphosphatase isoform X2, translated as MIRSISPLSFSFSSWFRPAAAKAPGSRSSSRQWTASTWNPTPLPNPRRQGRVSPLVPPHRRGLGAQEPPPECSGLIEVEQKFLFSAGTAEKLATLGGTLQSDYSFRDQYYDVMDLRLTLADHWLRHRQGAGWELKCPPQPLKGARGPGCAIESPAIESLRPQGRHQAPTGGHADTGDQLQPLESLGQTHAAVQYLEVTCPRDIVNRICGLLGVEPATVWHENVARAVEDLGLQEFASFVTRRCQYRLGDLNVDLDEADFGYAVGEVEAMVKRQEEIPAALESIRKLGIQLGFDERTRNPGKMSAYLYKFRPAHYEALFLPSLGSTLE; from the exons ATGATCAGGAGCatctcccccctttctttctctttctcttcctggtTCCGTCCTGCTGCCGCAAAGGCTCCTGGGAGTCGTAGTTCTTCTAGGCAATGGACGGCCTCAACATGGAACCCGACTCCACTTCCGAATCCCCGGCGGCAGGGAAGGGTTAGTCCACTCGTCCCTCCGCATCGGCGAGGGTTAGGGGCGCAGGAGCCGCCCCCTGAAT GTTCAGGACTCATAGAGGTGGAACAGAAGTTCCTTTTCAGTGCAGGTACCGCAGAGAAACTGGCAACACTGGGTGGAACTCTGCAAAGTGACTACTCCTTCCGCGACCAGTATTATGATGTGATGGACCTACGGCTCACCCTAGCTGACCACTGGCTCCGGCATCGCCAGGGGGCTGGCTGGGAGCTGAAATGCCCCCCACAGCCACTAAAGGGTGCCAGAGGTCCAGGCTGTGCCATAGAGAGTCCAGCCATAGAGAGCCTCAGGCCCCAGGGCAGACATCAAGCACCAACTGGAGGCCATGCAGACACTGGGGACCAGTTGCAGCCACTGGAAAGTCTGGGCCAGACCCATGCTGCAGTGCAATACCTTGAGGTGACCTGCCCACGAGATATTGTGAATCGCATCTGTGGACTGCTGGGCGTGGAGCCAGCTACAGTTTGGCACGAAAATGTGGCCAGAGCAGTAGAGGACCTTGGCCTGCAGGAGTTTGCCAGCTTTGTCACCCGACGGTGCCAATATCGTTTGGGTGACCTGAATGTGGATCTGGATGAGGCAGATTTTGGTTACGCCGTGGGAGAGGTAGAAGCCATGGTCAAGCGGCAGGAAGAAATACCAGCGGCTCTGGAGAGCATCCGGAAGCTGGGTATTCAGCTGG GCTTTGATGAGAGAACCAGGAATCCTGGCAAGATGTCTGCCTATCTGTATAAATTCAGACCAGCACATTATGAAGCCCTG TTCTTACCTTCTTTGGGTTCAACACTCGAATGA
- the THTPA gene encoding thiamine-triphosphatase isoform X1, with translation MIRSISPLSFSFSSWFRPAAAKAPGSRSSSRQWTASTWNPTPLPNPRRQGRVSPLVPPHRRGLGAQEPPPECSGLIEVEQKFLFSAGTAEKLATLGGTLQSDYSFRDQYYDVMDLRLTLADHWLRHRQGAGWELKCPPQPLKGARGPGCAIESPAIESLRPQGRHQAPTGGHADTGDQLQPLESLGQTHAAVQYLEVTCPRDIVNRICGLLGVEPATVWHENVARAVEDLGLQEFASFVTRRCQYRLGDLNVDLDEADFGYAVGEVEAMVKRQEEIPAALESIRKLGIQLGFDERTRNPGKMSAYLYKFRPAHYEALVRGGRLRKMGDGTHGQEGKD, from the exons ATGATCAGGAGCatctcccccctttctttctctttctcttcctggtTCCGTCCTGCTGCCGCAAAGGCTCCTGGGAGTCGTAGTTCTTCTAGGCAATGGACGGCCTCAACATGGAACCCGACTCCACTTCCGAATCCCCGGCGGCAGGGAAGGGTTAGTCCACTCGTCCCTCCGCATCGGCGAGGGTTAGGGGCGCAGGAGCCGCCCCCTGAAT GTTCAGGACTCATAGAGGTGGAACAGAAGTTCCTTTTCAGTGCAGGTACCGCAGAGAAACTGGCAACACTGGGTGGAACTCTGCAAAGTGACTACTCCTTCCGCGACCAGTATTATGATGTGATGGACCTACGGCTCACCCTAGCTGACCACTGGCTCCGGCATCGCCAGGGGGCTGGCTGGGAGCTGAAATGCCCCCCACAGCCACTAAAGGGTGCCAGAGGTCCAGGCTGTGCCATAGAGAGTCCAGCCATAGAGAGCCTCAGGCCCCAGGGCAGACATCAAGCACCAACTGGAGGCCATGCAGACACTGGGGACCAGTTGCAGCCACTGGAAAGTCTGGGCCAGACCCATGCTGCAGTGCAATACCTTGAGGTGACCTGCCCACGAGATATTGTGAATCGCATCTGTGGACTGCTGGGCGTGGAGCCAGCTACAGTTTGGCACGAAAATGTGGCCAGAGCAGTAGAGGACCTTGGCCTGCAGGAGTTTGCCAGCTTTGTCACCCGACGGTGCCAATATCGTTTGGGTGACCTGAATGTGGATCTGGATGAGGCAGATTTTGGTTACGCCGTGGGAGAGGTAGAAGCCATGGTCAAGCGGCAGGAAGAAATACCAGCGGCTCTGGAGAGCATCCGGAAGCTGGGTATTCAGCTGG GCTTTGATGAGAGAACCAGGAATCCTGGCAAGATGTCTGCCTATCTGTATAAATTCAGACCAGCACATTATGAAGCCCTGGTACGAGGTGGAAGACTCAGGAAAATGGGAGATGGAACACATGGGCAAGAAGGAAAggactga